The following coding sequences lie in one Flavobacterium sp. 20NA77.7 genomic window:
- a CDS encoding SRPBCC family protein → MKIYRLQTTQKLPITKEQAWEFLSSPKNLKTITPDYMSFDILCGADRKMFPGQIIQYIVTPIFGIKAKWITEITHVVEGDYFVDEQRFGPYSFWHHKHFIKEIEGGVEMEDIIDYKVPFGLLGRLVHPFLVKPKLEEIFIYRRRKLYELFGELH, encoded by the coding sequence ATGAAGATCTATAGATTACAAACCACACAAAAATTACCTATAACAAAAGAGCAAGCTTGGGAATTTCTTTCTAGTCCAAAAAACTTAAAAACCATTACGCCAGACTATATGAGTTTTGATATTTTATGTGGGGCAGACAGAAAAATGTTTCCAGGACAAATAATACAATACATAGTAACACCTATTTTTGGTATAAAAGCGAAATGGATTACTGAGATTACACATGTTGTAGAAGGCGACTATTTTGTAGACGAACAACGTTTTGGACCTTATTCGTTTTGGCATCACAAGCATTTTATTAAAGAAATTGAAGGCGGAGTGGAAATGGAAGATATTATTGACTACAAAGTACCTTTTGGCCTTTTGGGGCGACTTGTACATCCTTTTCTAGTAAAACCTAAATTAGAAGAGATATTTATTTATAGAAGAAGAAAATTATACGAACTTTTTGGAGAATTACATTAA
- a CDS encoding DUF2911 domain-containing protein — MKKIIVLVMVLVSFTSFGQIKIPQASPVSKIEQVVGLTTVSVSYSRPSAKGRLVYGELVPFGKNWRTGANENTTIIFSEDVLIANKPLLKGKYALFTTPRADSWDFIFYKETTNWGLPEVWDEANVALRVTVSPESLSKSIETFTISINNVTTDSATLDLSWEKTMVSLRIEVPTQKVVLKTIEQVLSGPTANDYFTCAQYYYQTNNDLVKALEWVNKAINTTKEVEVPFWYYRLKSLIQFKLGDKKGAIDSAKISLEGATKANNQDYIKQNTDSITAWSK, encoded by the coding sequence ATGAAAAAAATTATAGTATTAGTAATGGTCTTGGTATCATTTACTAGTTTCGGTCAAATTAAAATACCACAAGCTAGTCCCGTTTCAAAAATTGAGCAAGTAGTAGGATTAACAACTGTTTCTGTTTCTTATTCTCGCCCAAGTGCAAAGGGAAGGTTAGTGTATGGAGAATTAGTTCCGTTTGGAAAAAACTGGCGAACAGGAGCAAATGAAAATACAACTATTATATTTTCTGAAGATGTACTGATTGCAAATAAGCCTTTGTTAAAAGGAAAATATGCATTATTTACTACTCCAAGAGCCGATTCGTGGGATTTTATTTTTTATAAAGAAACTACAAATTGGGGATTGCCAGAAGTATGGGATGAAGCAAATGTAGCTTTACGTGTAACTGTTTCGCCTGAATCGCTTTCAAAATCTATTGAAACTTTTACTATTTCAATAAATAATGTCACAACTGATTCTGCAACACTCGATTTGTCTTGGGAGAAAACAATGGTTTCTTTACGAATTGAAGTACCAACTCAAAAAGTGGTTTTAAAAACTATTGAACAGGTATTAAGTGGTCCTACTGCAAATGATTATTTTACCTGTGCACAATATTATTACCAAACAAATAATGACTTAGTTAAAGCATTAGAGTGGGTTAATAAAGCTATAAATACCACGAAAGAAGTAGAAGTCCCTTTTTGGTATTATAGATTAAAATCTTTAATTCAGTTTAAATTAGGCGATAAAAAAGGCGCCATAGATTCTGCTAAAATTTCGTTGGAAGGAGCTACAAAAGCTAACAATCAAGATTATATAAAGCAAAATACAGATAGTATTACTGCTTGGTCTAAATAA